AATCTGAGAACACTTGACTTGCTCTTGTTACATGTCACTCGGAAGGATCTTCAAGATTTGCTATCAAATTGCATTAATCTTGAGTGGTTCAGTATGGTTAGATGCCACTTGGATGACGAGCTGACAGTGGTTCGTCCATTGTCAAAGTTATTATACTTGCGTGTTGGGCACTGTAAGATAACAAAGATAGTACTAAATGCGATGAAACTCAACACATTCATGTTCTATGGGCGGTTGTATCCTGTTGACCTTGGGGATGTTGCAGACCTGAAACATGCATTTCTTGATTTATATACCCCAATGACTCTTGAATATGCCTTGACTATACTTCCCAAAGTGCTTCCAAGTGTTCAAGATCTGACATTACGTGCATCTTTTGAACTCAAGGTTTGTTATCTCATGCTCCACTCTAATATGTAAGTTGGTTTTGCTTTCAGATGCCCTTGCTTAGTGTCAAGGCATGTTGTTGTGTAGTTTACAAGTATTTATGTGACCATTTATATTATCTACTTTTTAGATGCCCTTGTGGATGGAAACCCCTTGCAAGTTCTCCAACTTAAAATGTTTAGATTTGAGGTTGATTTTAAATGACAAAGAAGAAGGCAATATTctgtctttggcctcttttttgagCGTTGCTCCCTTCGTTGAAAAGTTAGTGATTTATGTGAGTATACTCCTATCTCCTATAGACTTCTCTTTTCTATAAGTATATTGACTTGTGAACCATGAATTATGCCTTCGCTTACCATGTTTTCTCTCTCAAACTATTGCAGTTTCATGTTTTCGGT
The DNA window shown above is from Triticum dicoccoides isolate Atlit2015 ecotype Zavitan unplaced genomic scaffold, WEW_v2.0 scaffold249847, whole genome shotgun sequence and carries:
- the LOC119345549 gene encoding uncharacterized protein LOC119345549 is translated as MVRCHLDDELTVVRPLSKLLYLRVGHCKITKIVLNAMKLNTFMFYGRLYPVDLGDVADLKHAFLDLYTPMTLEYALTILPKVLPSVQDLTLRASFELKMPLWMETPCKFSNLKCLDLRLILNDKEEGNILSLASFLSVAPFVEKLVIYFHVFGFPHRVSEPIKSVPRCPHNHLKNLHITGFSGTTTQLEFLVHVVESAHALEILTIKGSDIVGRRLDHKWIIKFLSLFRELERKYLREIISPNVKLSIISREYRMLEQEKNMNFLAEIQAALLRYATRQRGGQDLGNRMDEELE